A window from Pokkaliibacter sp. MBI-7 encodes these proteins:
- the purU gene encoding formyltetrahydrofolate deformylase, which yields MKNVIKESNRLILTATCPARSGIVAGVSSYLANCGCYISELAQFDDEDNGKFFMRAVFRIEGEVDHTVDSIRAGFQAVAEGFEMDWNIYDGNKPSKVLIMVSKFDHCLGDLLYRLQKGELFMEVTAVVSNHLDLRPMVEREGIRFIYLPITKDNKASQEEQLLQIVHETGTDLVVLARYMQILSNSLCAQLQGRAINIHHSFLPGFKGAKPYHQAHERGVKLIGATAHYVTADLDEGPIIEQVVQRVDHSSRPDDLVAIGRETETQALARAVKYHIDHRVFLDGNKTVIFR from the coding sequence ATGAAAAACGTTATCAAGGAAAGCAATCGCTTAATTCTCACCGCTACCTGTCCTGCCCGTTCCGGCATCGTTGCTGGCGTGTCGTCTTATCTGGCCAATTGCGGTTGCTATATCAGTGAACTGGCGCAGTTTGATGACGAAGACAACGGCAAGTTCTTCATGCGTGCGGTGTTCCGTATCGAGGGTGAAGTCGACCATACCGTCGACAGCATTCGTGCCGGTTTTCAGGCGGTGGCCGAAGGCTTCGAGATGGACTGGAACATCTATGACGGCAATAAGCCCAGCAAGGTGCTGATCATGGTTTCCAAATTTGACCACTGTCTGGGTGACCTGCTCTATCGCCTGCAGAAAGGCGAACTGTTTATGGAAGTCACCGCGGTGGTGTCGAACCATCTGGATCTGCGCCCCATGGTGGAGCGTGAAGGTATCCGCTTTATCTACCTGCCGATCACCAAGGACAACAAAGCTAGTCAGGAAGAGCAGCTGCTGCAGATTGTCCACGAAACCGGTACCGATCTGGTGGTGCTGGCGCGCTACATGCAGATTCTGTCCAACAGCCTGTGCGCCCAGCTGCAGGGGCGTGCCATCAATATCCACCATTCCTTTCTGCCCGGTTTCAAGGGCGCCAAGCCTTATCATCAGGCCCACGAGCGCGGGGTGAAGCTGATTGGCGCCACGGCGCATTACGTCACTGCGGATCTGGACGAAGGCCCGATCATCGAGCAGGTGGTGCAGCGTGTGGATCACTCCAGCCGTCCCGATGATCTGGTGGCCATTGGCCGTGAAACCGAGACCCAGGCACTGGCGCGGGCGGTTAAATACCATATTGATCACCGCGTGTTTCTGGACGGCAACAAGACGGTGATTTTCCGTTAA
- a CDS encoding TetR/AcrR family transcriptional regulator, whose amino-acid sequence MSEPSRPLSRSEEKRQRILETAMELFCSQGFVNTSMDAIAREADVSKQTIYSHFGSKDDLFVAAIRAKCQQANLSEDMFNQQESVEVQLQRFARSFSELVLSDDAIRVLRTCISSADQQPHLGHLLFNEGPLNVIRLLTQYLQLVAGRGELAISDPYEAAVQLLMMLMGEGHLRRKLGLPYDAQSAAHHAYLRNSVALFLRGYRA is encoded by the coding sequence ATGAGCGAGCCGTCCCGCCCCCTGAGCCGCAGCGAAGAGAAACGCCAGCGTATTCTGGAAACCGCCATGGAGCTGTTTTGCAGCCAGGGCTTCGTCAATACCAGTATGGATGCCATCGCCAGGGAAGCGGACGTCTCCAAGCAGACTATCTACAGCCACTTTGGCAGCAAGGACGACCTGTTTGTCGCCGCTATTCGCGCCAAGTGTCAGCAGGCTAATCTGTCGGAAGACATGTTCAATCAGCAGGAAAGCGTTGAAGTGCAGCTGCAGCGCTTTGCCCGCTCGTTCAGCGAACTGGTGCTGTCAGACGATGCCATACGGGTGCTGCGTACCTGTATCAGCAGCGCCGACCAGCAGCCCCATCTGGGTCATCTGCTGTTCAATGAAGGGCCGCTGAACGTCATCCGGCTGCTGACGCAGTATCTGCAGCTGGTCGCCGGACGTGGTGAACTGGCCATCAGCGATCCCTATGAAGCTGCCGTGCAGCTGCTGATGATGCTGATGGGGGAAGGCCATCTGCGGCGCAAACTGGGCCTGCCCTATGACGCCCAGTCCGCCGCTCATCACGCCTATCTGCGTAACAGCGTGGCACTGTTTCTGCGCGGCTACCGGGCCTGA
- a CDS encoding VOC family protein has protein sequence MRQAIVHIALVVRDYDEAIDFYVTKLGFELIEDSYQPEQDKRWVVVSPPGSSGVTLLLARASDEEQQAFIGNQAGGRVFLFLKSDDFWRDYQRMETLGIRFIRPPQQQPYGTVAVFEDLYGNRWDLLQLNEDHPMYSRN, from the coding sequence ATGCGACAAGCCATAGTGCACATTGCTCTGGTGGTCAGGGATTACGACGAGGCCATCGATTTCTACGTCACCAAGCTGGGCTTTGAGCTGATTGAAGACAGCTATCAGCCCGAACAGGACAAGCGCTGGGTGGTGGTGTCACCGCCCGGCTCCAGCGGCGTGACGCTGCTGCTGGCACGGGCCTCCGATGAAGAACAGCAGGCCTTTATCGGCAATCAGGCTGGTGGCCGGGTATTCCTGTTCCTCAAGTCCGATGATTTCTGGCGTGACTACCAGCGCATGGAGACGCTGGGCATCCGCTTTATCCGCCCGCCCCAGCAGCAACCCTACGGCACCGTGGCAGTGTTTGAAGACCTGTACGGTAACCGCTGGGATCTGTTGCAGCTCAATGAAGATCACCCCATGTACAGCAGGAACTGA
- a CDS encoding sterol desaturase family protein, whose translation MSEPLLRLTIFMAVLLLLLSWESLRPQRPWQQPRGRHLLTNFGLLLVDVLVQRFTLGAAAIVAAVYARQQGWGLMPLLPLPASLLTVVGIILLDLAIYGQHVLSHRLGWLWRLHRVHHSDLDLDASTALRFHPLEILLSLLYKVLVVMLLGVSPAVVLWFEVLLNSAALFNHANIRLPVRLERPLRWLVVTPAMHRVHHSVHAEETHSNFGFMLSCWDRLFATYRAQPQDGHEAMALGLPQYRRVLGVRALLLQPFRANHETTAGRRP comes from the coding sequence ATGAGCGAGCCGTTGCTGCGTCTGACAATCTTCATGGCGGTGTTGCTGCTCCTGCTGAGCTGGGAAAGTCTGCGACCACAGCGGCCCTGGCAGCAACCGCGTGGACGCCATCTGCTGACCAATTTCGGCCTGCTGCTGGTGGACGTGCTGGTGCAGCGCTTTACTCTCGGTGCTGCTGCTATCGTGGCGGCGGTCTATGCCCGGCAGCAGGGCTGGGGGCTGATGCCTTTACTGCCATTACCGGCGTCGCTGCTGACGGTGGTCGGGATCATCCTGCTGGATCTGGCCATCTACGGGCAGCATGTGCTGAGCCATCGGCTGGGCTGGTTGTGGCGCCTGCACCGGGTGCATCACAGTGACCTTGATCTGGATGCTTCCACGGCGCTGCGTTTTCATCCGCTGGAGATTCTGCTGTCGCTGCTCTACAAGGTGCTGGTGGTCATGCTGCTGGGCGTATCGCCCGCGGTGGTGTTGTGGTTTGAGGTGCTGCTGAACAGCGCGGCGCTGTTCAATCATGCCAATATCCGCCTGCCGGTCAGGCTGGAGCGGCCTTTACGCTGGTTAGTGGTGACACCGGCCATGCACCGCGTGCATCACTCCGTACATGCCGAGGAAACCCACAGCAACTTCGGCTTTATGCTGTCGTGCTGGGACAGGCTGTTCGCCACCTATCGTGCGCAGCCGCAAGACGGCCATGAAGCCATGGCACTGGGGCTGCCACAGTATCGGCGGGTGCTGGGAGTGAGAGCGCTGTTGCTGCAGCCGTTCCGGGCCAACCACGAAACGACTGCAGGGCGACGTCCGTAA